Below is a genomic region from Mycolicibacterium neworleansense.
GGCGCGACCGACGCGCCTTTGTTGCCCATCCGGGGCTTGTCGACCTGCAGCAGTTCACGCTCGATGAGGAAGGCGTTCGACAGCATCAGCGCGGTGGGCAGCAGCGCGCCCTCGACATGCTGGCCCTGCCCGGTCTTGTCGCGGTGATACAAGGCCATCATGACGCCGATCGCCAAGGTGAGCGCGGTGCCGAAATCCGCGTAGGGCACCACTGTTCGGATCGGTTGATCCGGCAAGCCCTGCCGGTAGACCGCCCCGGACATCACCTGCCCGGCGCCGTCGAAACCGATCTTGTCGCTGTACGGTCCGCCCTCGCCGTAGGCGGTGGCGCTGGCCAGGATGATGTCGGGCTTGACCGCCTTGAGTGTCTCGTAATCCAGTCCGCTGGCCCGCATTCCGGCCGCGGGCATGTTGGCGATCACGATATCGGCCTGCGCCACCAGGCGGCGGGTGATCTCCGCGCCCTCAGTGGTGGTGGAGTCCAGCGTCAGCGAGCGCTTGTTGCGGTTGCACTGCAGGAAGGTGCCGCCCTCACCGCCCTCGGTGACGGCCTGCACCCAACGGTCCTCGCCGCCTTCGCGTTTCTCCACGCGCAGCACGTCGGCACCCATGTCGGCCAGGATCGCGCTGCACCAGGGTGCTGCGATGAACCGGCCATAGTCGAGCACCCGAATCCCGTCGAGAACACCTACCATGCCTGCCACCTTCATTCGCGGGTCAAATTGCTACTCCAGCACGCCCAGCCGGTCGAGGTGATCGGTCAGCGGCTTCGATGCGGCACACAGGTGCTCGGCCATGGCGTCGCGCGCGCCGTCCCCGTCGCGGGCCTTGAGCGCCGCCAGGATCCGGCGGTGGTCGTGGGTCGACTGTTCGGGCCAGCCCTCTACCGTCGGATACACCGATTCCAGTGCATACCGGGTGATCTGGGACATCAGCTGAGCCAGTTTCGGCGACTCGGCCGCCCGGTTGACACCCCGGTGGAATGCGTGGTTGAGCCGGACCGCGGCGTCATGATCGTCGCGGGCATAGGCGTCTTCCAGCTCACGCTGGATCCGGTCCAGTTCGTCGAGCTGAGCGTCGCTGATCTGGTCGGCGGCCCGTAGCGCCAACTGGCCGCCGATGTGGGCCTGCACGCCGGCCACGTCGTCGATATCGCGCCGGGTGACCGGAAGCACCAGAAATCCGCGCCGGGGCTGCTGCGTCAGCAGCCCCTCGGCGCGCAGGCCGAACAACGCCTCCCGCACCGGCGTCACGCTGATTCCCAGTTCGGCCGCCAGCTGCTCGAGCCGGATGTAGTTGCCCGCCGGGTAGGTGCCGTCGAAGATCCGTCTGCGGATCAACCGTGCCACGTCCTCGGCCATCTGTGGCCGGGCCGAGAAATCGGGGATGGACACGGCTCAGACCCGGTAGTCGGACAGCAGTCGCTTGCTGATGATGTTCTTCTGGATCTCGCTGGTGCCCTCACCGATCAGCAGGAACGGTGCATCGCGCATCAGCCGCTCGATCTCGTACTCCTTGGAGTAGCCGTAGCCGCCGTGGATCCGGAAGCTCTGCTGGGTGACCTCCGAGCAGAACTCGCTGGCCAGGTACTTGGCCATACCGGCGGCCA
It encodes:
- a CDS encoding GntR family transcriptional regulator, whose translation is MSIPDFSARPQMAEDVARLIRRRIFDGTYPAGNYIRLEQLAAELGISVTPVREALFGLRAEGLLTQQPRRGFLVLPVTRRDIDDVAGVQAHIGGQLALRAADQISDAQLDELDRIQRELEDAYARDDHDAAVRLNHAFHRGVNRAAESPKLAQLMSQITRYALESVYPTVEGWPEQSTHDHRRILAALKARDGDGARDAMAEHLCAASKPLTDHLDRLGVLE
- a CDS encoding CaiB/BaiF CoA transferase family protein: MVGVLDGIRVLDYGRFIAAPWCSAILADMGADVLRVEKREGGEDRWVQAVTEGGEGGTFLQCNRNKRSLTLDSTTTEGAEITRRLVAQADIVIANMPAAGMRASGLDYETLKAVKPDIILASATAYGEGGPYSDKIGFDGAGQVMSGAVYRQGLPDQPIRTVVPYADFGTALTLAIGVMMALYHRDKTGQGQHVEGALLPTALMLSNAFLIERELLQVDKPRMGNKGASVAPCDLYRTADDQWVLLQVAGQPMFKRWCRLVGREELFDDPRFANDDIRWANGDILNDIMARWCADKSKAEVMELLEKAKMPAAPLNSTQDVLDDPHVQAMGYLQRVPFPGASRDVPIIETPFRMSATPGTIRHRAPLLGEHTDEVLAELGYDATQIAELRTNAIV